Proteins encoded within one genomic window of uncultured Draconibacterium sp.:
- a CDS encoding glycoside hydrolase family 88 protein, which translates to MSKILFRTVLLLFVFKTGIAQVNDVTTPLHLMQPNYPHAYGKPEIKDIEKVLTHVYDYLNQVSPAQLVDKISGQEITDFSKVDQNSIVRPGDFRLNSYEWGVTYAGMLLATEQTGDSKYLTYVTERLEFLSRALSAFATFEEKNPNTKFDLIRTLHPHALDDCGAICAAMIKAAKEGKIEDLDWIINYQIDYISNKQFRLEEGTLARNRPQPNSIWLDDLFMSVPALAQMGNYSGETAYYDDAVKQILQFSKRMFNYEKGLFMHGWIQEMDEHPQFHWGRANGWAIMAMVELLEVLPSDYQGRNQILDLLRRHIRGLANYQDGTGFWHQLIDRNDTYLETSATAIFTYSVARAINRGYIDGRVYGPMVCLAWNAVASKINEKGQVEGTCVGTGMGFDPAFYYYRPVNVYAAHGYGPVLLAGAEMIELVRTHDIRINDSATMLYKESNSESWKFDFGEGAVKEGFTQVTAQTIYSDETGYGIHPFGEMESFRGDESDQAVGDGLSSESPFYFQLTLPEGRYKITMSLGSSDKESAITLKAESRRLMLENVKIKAGKIVTKTIVVDVRSPQINATESIRLKGRELPYKNWDSSLTLEFNGVNPSVRSIEIEEAKDLPVIFLAGNSTVTDQEYEPWASWGQMFPRFLKPEIVVANYAESGETLKAFRRENRLKKILSVMKPGDYLFMEFAHNDQKPGGNHVEPYTTYQDELRYFIEETRKKGGKPVLVTSTNRRKFNENGKIVNTLEEYPDAMRQLALKEGIPLIDLNIMSKNLYEALGVENSKKAFVHYPVNTFPNQSKPLADNTHFNAYGAYELAKCVVHGILDQKIDLAKYIVVDFEDFNPLNPDSFSDFFWPYSPSAEVKKPDGN; encoded by the coding sequence ATGAGTAAAATACTTTTTAGAACAGTACTGTTACTTTTTGTTTTTAAAACAGGTATAGCGCAGGTTAACGATGTTACAACTCCTCTTCATCTGATGCAGCCAAACTATCCACATGCTTACGGGAAACCAGAGATTAAAGACATTGAAAAAGTACTGACCCATGTCTATGATTACCTTAATCAGGTTAGCCCCGCTCAACTGGTAGACAAAATATCAGGCCAGGAGATTACGGATTTCTCTAAAGTTGATCAGAATAGTATAGTGAGGCCGGGAGATTTCAGATTAAACAGTTATGAATGGGGGGTAACTTATGCAGGTATGCTTTTAGCTACTGAGCAAACCGGCGACTCAAAATATTTAACTTATGTAACCGAACGTCTGGAGTTTTTGTCTAGGGCACTGAGCGCTTTTGCTACATTTGAAGAAAAGAACCCTAATACAAAGTTTGATCTCATACGAACATTACATCCGCATGCATTGGATGATTGCGGTGCCATTTGCGCAGCAATGATAAAGGCGGCCAAAGAAGGCAAAATAGAAGATTTGGATTGGATAATTAATTACCAAATCGATTATATCAGCAATAAACAATTTCGATTGGAAGAAGGAACACTGGCTCGTAATCGTCCACAACCTAACTCTATTTGGCTTGATGATTTGTTTATGAGTGTTCCGGCACTGGCGCAAATGGGAAATTACAGCGGCGAAACAGCTTACTACGATGATGCCGTGAAACAAATTCTTCAATTTTCTAAACGGATGTTTAACTACGAAAAAGGCCTGTTTATGCATGGCTGGATTCAGGAAATGGATGAACATCCTCAGTTTCACTGGGGACGCGCTAACGGCTGGGCAATAATGGCCATGGTGGAATTACTGGAAGTATTGCCCTCTGATTACCAGGGGAGAAATCAAATATTGGATTTGTTGCGTCGTCACATCAGGGGACTGGCAAATTATCAGGATGGTACAGGTTTTTGGCATCAGTTAATAGATAGAAATGACACCTACCTTGAAACTTCGGCGACAGCCATTTTTACGTATTCGGTTGCACGCGCTATTAACCGCGGTTATATTGATGGCAGGGTTTACGGACCAATGGTGTGCCTGGCCTGGAATGCAGTGGCAAGCAAAATTAACGAAAAAGGCCAGGTAGAAGGAACTTGTGTTGGAACAGGTATGGGCTTTGATCCTGCATTTTACTATTACCGCCCGGTTAATGTTTATGCAGCTCATGGTTATGGTCCGGTTTTATTGGCAGGGGCAGAGATGATCGAATTAGTAAGAACACATGATATTCGTATTAACGACAGTGCAACGATGCTGTATAAAGAAAGCAATTCAGAATCCTGGAAATTTGATTTTGGTGAGGGAGCAGTAAAAGAAGGATTTACGCAAGTTACAGCTCAAACTATTTATTCTGATGAAACGGGCTATGGAATACATCCGTTTGGAGAGATGGAAAGCTTTCGTGGAGATGAATCAGATCAGGCTGTCGGTGATGGATTAAGTTCCGAATCCCCATTTTATTTCCAGCTCACTTTGCCCGAAGGACGTTACAAAATCACAATGTCGCTTGGCAGTTCAGATAAAGAATCGGCTATCACTTTAAAAGCTGAATCCCGGAGGCTGATGCTTGAAAACGTAAAAATAAAAGCCGGAAAAATAGTTACAAAAACCATTGTTGTTGATGTGCGTTCGCCGCAAATCAATGCTACAGAAAGTATTCGATTGAAAGGACGTGAGCTACCATATAAAAACTGGGACAGTAGTTTAACTCTTGAATTTAATGGCGTAAATCCTTCAGTAAGGTCTATTGAGATAGAGGAAGCGAAGGATCTTCCGGTGATTTTTCTGGCTGGTAATTCAACGGTAACCGATCAGGAATACGAGCCCTGGGCATCGTGGGGACAAATGTTTCCCCGTTTTCTGAAACCGGAGATTGTGGTTGCTAATTATGCCGAATCAGGTGAGACTTTAAAAGCATTCAGAAGAGAAAACCGATTAAAGAAGATTTTAAGTGTTATGAAGCCCGGCGACTACCTGTTTATGGAATTTGCGCATAACGATCAGAAACCCGGAGGCAACCATGTAGAACCTTACACTACTTACCAGGATGAATTACGCTATTTTATTGAAGAAACCCGGAAGAAAGGAGGAAAACCCGTATTAGTAACCTCAACAAACCGACGAAAGTTTAACGAAAATGGAAAAATAGTGAATACACTGGAAGAATATCCTGATGCGATGCGACAACTGGCTTTAAAAGAGGGAATACCGCTGATTGATTTAAATATAATGAGTAAGAATTTATATGAGGCGCTTGGAGTGGAAAATTCAAAAAAGGCTTTTGTGCATTATCCGGTTAATACATTTCCAAATCAGTCGAAACCTTTGGCAGATAATACGCATTTCAATGCATACGGAGCGTATGAATTGGCAAAATGCGTAGTCCATGGTATCCTTGATCAGAAAATCGATTTGGCAAAATATATTGTAGTTGATTTTGAAGATTTCAATCCTTTAAATCCAGATTCTTTTTCTGATTTTTTCTGGCCGTATAGTCCTTCCGCAGAAGTAAAGAAACCTGATGGGAACTAA
- a CDS encoding glycosyl hydrolase 115 family protein, producing MKNIFILTLILFSAYTGFSQNNAGFFIASPGERAQIILNENEEDLVHIASGMLADDIKKVSGQLLELTGSGNSKYQIKIGTVGRDDDFDRECKQAGIDINKFKKQWEAYHIKTVISPTKNILFVVGSNSRGTAYGLMELSRMIGVSPWIWWADVQPEKNKTISLPGNLDLSDAPRVKFRGIFLNDEDWGLQPWAAKNFEPETGDIGPKTYEKIFELLLRLKANTIWPAMHPCTKAFYTIPGNKEVAAKYQIFVGTSHAEPMLRNNVDEWDRKLFGEYNYSVNSENIKDYWLKRIEELSADDKYIVTLGMRGIHDSGMQGNYTSEQKVKLLETIISDQRGMLKSVLKKDISDIPQAFVPYKEVLDIYKEGAQVPDDVTLIWPDDNHGYVRQLSDADERKRSGGAGVYYHISYWGRPHDFLWLESVPVSLIWEEMHKAYQTNARNIWIVNVGDIKPMEIGMNFFLEMAWNPERFSPENLDAYYTRFAESQFGKQYAVEIGEILKKYFQLGFSRKPEHMGWNTISPTLPIQGTELSLFQNGDELQQRINAYDKLEKQVEKLYQEIPAYRKDAFYELVAYKVIGASNMNKKILYAYKSRVYAAQERTSANLYAQKAKTAFEKIEQITAFYNDTLASGKWQHMMTYNPRRLPVFDMPKTSNYKPEKPNKGEILPEGYSAVVNESEIYALPTFNSLTKRSYFVDVFNSGIQALKWQLETSDDWVVVSRSSGETDTEERIWVSVDWTKITSQDTVHSKILFKLNNQEYVVNISAIKPDWPVTGANFFVEDNGVVAIEAEHFSKQNKTEAGTWTFIKSLGRISDAMGTFPVTAKTFSLMELNAAPTLSYDFYSSSTGNASLHFYCIPTLPLNDDYQLRFAVIIDDGEPLVVNAALKEEMDEHNGEWKSNVLNAVTIQKIQTMIAEKGKHTLQVKMMDPGVVLDKMELVFEEPGSSYFGVPETIVTE from the coding sequence ATGAAGAATATATTTATCCTCACCTTAATTCTGTTCTCTGCTTATACTGGTTTTTCTCAGAATAATGCCGGGTTTTTTATCGCATCCCCTGGAGAGAGAGCACAGATAATTCTGAATGAAAATGAAGAGGATTTAGTCCATATAGCAAGCGGAATGCTTGCTGACGATATCAAAAAAGTAAGTGGGCAACTTCTGGAGTTAACAGGCTCTGGTAACTCAAAATATCAGATTAAAATTGGTACTGTTGGGCGGGATGATGATTTTGACAGAGAATGTAAACAGGCTGGAATTGATATTAATAAGTTTAAAAAACAATGGGAAGCTTATCATATTAAAACTGTCATTAGCCCAACTAAAAATATTTTGTTCGTTGTTGGTAGCAATTCCCGGGGCACTGCCTATGGTTTAATGGAACTGAGCCGTATGATTGGTGTTTCACCGTGGATTTGGTGGGCCGATGTTCAACCCGAAAAGAATAAGACAATCAGCCTTCCTGGTAATCTGGATTTATCAGATGCCCCCAGGGTTAAATTTCGAGGTATCTTTTTAAATGACGAAGATTGGGGACTTCAGCCATGGGCAGCCAAAAATTTTGAGCCTGAAACCGGTGACATTGGCCCTAAAACCTACGAAAAGATATTTGAACTGCTTTTACGTTTAAAAGCTAATACAATCTGGCCGGCTATGCATCCGTGTACCAAAGCCTTTTATACTATTCCGGGCAATAAAGAAGTGGCAGCAAAATATCAGATTTTTGTTGGAACTTCTCATGCCGAGCCGATGCTAAGAAATAATGTGGATGAATGGGATCGCAAGCTGTTCGGAGAATACAACTATTCGGTTAACAGCGAAAATATAAAGGATTACTGGCTAAAAAGGATAGAAGAATTAAGTGCTGACGATAAATATATTGTAACTCTGGGAATGCGTGGAATTCATGATTCTGGTATGCAGGGGAACTACACATCGGAACAAAAAGTTAAACTACTTGAAACCATTATTAGCGATCAGAGAGGAATGCTGAAAAGTGTTTTGAAAAAAGACATCAGCGATATTCCACAAGCTTTTGTTCCGTATAAAGAGGTTTTAGATATTTATAAAGAAGGAGCGCAGGTGCCGGATGATGTAACACTTATCTGGCCTGATGATAATCACGGTTATGTACGTCAGTTATCTGATGCCGACGAAAGAAAACGGTCAGGAGGAGCAGGTGTTTACTACCATATTTCTTACTGGGGGCGTCCACACGATTTTTTGTGGCTGGAATCTGTTCCTGTTTCTCTTATTTGGGAAGAAATGCATAAAGCGTATCAAACCAATGCAAGAAATATATGGATTGTAAATGTAGGAGATATTAAACCAATGGAAATTGGAATGAATTTTTTTCTTGAAATGGCCTGGAATCCGGAAAGGTTTTCTCCCGAAAATTTGGATGCTTATTATACCCGTTTTGCAGAATCTCAGTTTGGGAAACAGTATGCTGTGGAAATTGGCGAAATTTTAAAAAAATATTTTCAACTTGGTTTTTCCCGGAAACCTGAGCATATGGGATGGAACACAATCTCTCCAACCCTGCCAATTCAGGGTACGGAGCTTTCATTGTTTCAAAATGGCGACGAATTGCAACAACGCATCAATGCTTATGACAAGCTGGAAAAGCAGGTTGAAAAACTCTACCAGGAAATTCCGGCTTACCGAAAAGATGCCTTTTATGAACTTGTTGCTTACAAAGTAATCGGGGCATCAAATATGAATAAGAAAATATTGTATGCTTATAAAAGCCGCGTTTATGCCGCGCAGGAAAGAACAAGTGCCAACTTGTATGCTCAGAAAGCAAAAACAGCTTTTGAGAAGATAGAACAGATTACTGCTTTTTATAATGATACTTTGGCAAGCGGAAAATGGCAGCACATGATGACCTATAATCCGCGCAGATTACCAGTGTTTGACATGCCGAAAACCAGCAATTATAAACCGGAAAAGCCAAATAAAGGAGAAATCCTTCCTGAAGGGTATTCTGCTGTTGTCAATGAATCAGAGATATATGCTTTACCAACCTTTAATTCGCTAACAAAACGCAGCTATTTTGTAGATGTATTTAACTCTGGTATTCAAGCTCTGAAATGGCAGCTTGAAACTTCAGATGATTGGGTGGTCGTTTCAAGAAGTTCCGGAGAAACCGATACGGAAGAACGGATTTGGGTATCGGTTGACTGGACAAAGATTACTTCTCAAGATACGGTTCACTCTAAAATACTTTTCAAATTGAATAACCAGGAGTATGTGGTTAATATCAGCGCTATAAAACCTGACTGGCCGGTTACCGGTGCAAATTTTTTTGTTGAAGATAATGGTGTTGTTGCTATTGAGGCAGAACATTTTTCGAAGCAAAATAAAACGGAAGCCGGAACTTGGACCTTTATCAAATCTTTGGGGCGTATCAGCGATGCTATGGGAACTTTTCCGGTTACGGCAAAGACTTTCTCTCTAATGGAGTTAAATGCTGCTCCGACATTGAGCTATGATTTTTATTCATCGTCAACCGGAAATGCTAGCCTACATTTTTATTGTATCCCCACTTTACCGCTGAACGATGATTATCAGCTCCGGTTTGCGGTTATTATTGATGACGGTGAGCCACTGGTTGTCAATGCAGCATTGAAAGAAGAAATGGATGAACACAACGGGGAATGGAAAAGCAATGTATTAAATGCAGTTACAATACAAAAAATACAAACGATGATAGCTGAAAAAGGCAAACATACTTTACAGGTTAAAATGATGGATCCCGGAGTTGTCCTGGATAAGATGGAACTCGTTTTTGAAGAGCCGGGATCATCCTACTTTGGCGTGCCGGAAACGATTGTTACTGAATGA
- a CDS encoding glycosyl hydrolase produces MFYSFSFEEFKQRHGYDLKEHLPALFGDSDEETNKRVLCDYRETISDLLLERFTNIWADWAESHNAIIRNQEHGSPAAILDLYEASHIKNTHLDSDFQDQIESIRINLNIVEERVTRFVENSFWKKCLFSIKSRLL; encoded by the coding sequence CTGTTTTATTCTTTTTCTTTTGAAGAATTTAAACAACGTCACGGCTACGATTTAAAAGAACACTTGCCCGCTCTTTTTGGCGATTCGGATGAAGAAACAAACAAGCGGGTTTTGTGTGATTATCGCGAAACAATTTCTGATTTGTTGTTGGAAAGGTTTACCAACATTTGGGCCGATTGGGCCGAATCACACAATGCAATCATACGTAATCAGGAGCACGGATCGCCGGCGGCTATTCTCGATCTGTACGAAGCCAGCCATATCAAAAATACCCATTTGGATAGTGATTTTCAAGATCAAATCGAGTCAATTCGTATCAATTTGAATATTGTAGAAGAGAGAGTTACACGATTTGTCGAGAACAGTTTTTGGAAAAAATGTTTGTTCTCGATAAAGTCTCGTTTACTTTGA
- the purL gene encoding phosphoribosylformylglycinamidine synthase, which translates to MIQFFKTQSNSIIAVYSAQPLGEENTEKLVWLFSGAESLKPQKMDGWFVGPRKEMLTPWSTNAVEITQNMGIEGIRRMEEFFEVENEKAKFDPMLQAIYNGLDQQIFAIDKEPDPILNIEDIAAYNEQEGLALSDDEIQYLNSVSKEMGRPLTDGEVYGFAQVNSEHCRHKIFNGTFIIDGKEMESSLFQMIKKTSKEHPNKIVSAYKDNCSFVQGPVVEQFAPKTQDKPDFFEVKDIETVLSLKAETHNFPTTVEPFNGAATGTGGEIRDRIAGGKGALPIAGTAVYMTSYPRTESMRSWEQATEERDWLYQTPEEILIKASNGASDFGNKFGQPLITGSLLTFEHFENFVKYGYDKVIMLAGGIGFGNKKDSLKDDPEKGDKVVLLGGDNYRIGMGGGAVSSVATGEFENAIELNAVQRANPEMQKRAYNAIRALSEADDNPIVSIHDHGAGGHLNCLSELVETTGGKIDTSKLPVGDPTLSQKEIIGNESQERMGLVMKPEHVELLRKIAERERAPIYEIGETTGDMQFTFENSQTGEKSIDWQLGYMFGNPPKTIMEDETIVPEFDELEYNWEEIYDLVEQTIQLESVASKDWLTNKVDRSVTGRIAKQQCAGELQLPLNNCGVITLDYQGKAGLATAIGNAPVAALVDAERGSVLSIAESLTNIIWAPMPDKIESVSLSANWMWPAKNPGENARIYNAVKAASDFACALGINIPTGKDSMSMTQKYKDDVVLAPGTVIISSSGEVTDVKKVVEPVLVNDESKEILYIDLSFMERALGGSAFAQSINKLGKVAPTVADPAKFVTAFNKVQDLIEQELILAGHDVASGGLITALLEMCFANVKGGMKVDVTAFEEEDLAKILLAENPGIVIQCADNDEVKKQLTEAGVDFLSLGFPVPYRKVRVMNRTVEADFDINSLRDMWFKTSYLLDRKQSGEEKALERYQNYKNQALKFDFKDFTGKAADLGIDLKRRTASGVKAAIIREKGVNGDREMAYAMYLAGMDVKDVHMTDLITGRETLEDVNMIVFVGGFSNSDVLGSAKGWAGAFKFNEKARVALEKFYQREDTLSLGVCNGCQVMVELGVVYPEHSIQPKMLHNESGKFESSFLNVDIQDNKSVMLENMAGMKLGIWVAHGEGKFYLPFNEDQYNIPMKYSNEGYPGNPNGSHFNAASLCSDDGRHLVMMPHLERAFKPHLWANYPADRQADEVAPWIQAFVNAKKWIEEKTK; encoded by the coding sequence ATGATCCAATTCTTTAAAACTCAAAGTAACAGTATTATCGCAGTTTATTCTGCACAGCCCTTGGGCGAAGAAAACACCGAAAAACTGGTATGGTTATTTTCGGGGGCCGAAAGTTTAAAACCTCAAAAAATGGACGGCTGGTTTGTTGGCCCACGTAAGGAAATGCTTACGCCGTGGAGTACCAATGCCGTTGAGATCACCCAGAATATGGGCATTGAAGGAATCCGCCGTATGGAGGAATTTTTCGAGGTAGAAAACGAAAAAGCAAAGTTCGATCCAATGCTTCAGGCTATTTATAATGGTCTAGATCAGCAGATTTTTGCGATCGACAAAGAACCCGATCCGATTTTGAATATTGAAGATATTGCAGCGTATAACGAACAGGAAGGGTTGGCTTTAAGCGATGACGAGATTCAATACCTGAATTCGGTGTCGAAGGAAATGGGACGCCCGCTTACCGATGGTGAGGTTTATGGTTTTGCCCAGGTGAATTCGGAACACTGTCGTCACAAAATATTTAACGGAACCTTCATTATCGATGGAAAAGAAATGGAATCGTCGTTATTCCAGATGATTAAAAAGACATCGAAAGAGCATCCGAATAAAATTGTTTCGGCATACAAAGACAACTGTTCGTTTGTGCAAGGACCGGTTGTTGAGCAGTTTGCCCCGAAAACACAAGATAAACCCGACTTTTTCGAAGTAAAAGATATTGAAACGGTTCTTTCGCTGAAGGCCGAAACGCATAACTTCCCGACAACGGTTGAACCGTTTAACGGTGCTGCAACCGGAACGGGTGGCGAAATTCGAGACCGTATTGCAGGAGGTAAAGGTGCCCTGCCAATTGCCGGAACAGCAGTTTATATGACTTCTTACCCGCGTACAGAATCGATGCGCTCGTGGGAGCAGGCAACCGAAGAACGTGATTGGTTGTATCAAACGCCGGAAGAAATTTTAATCAAAGCATCAAACGGCGCAAGCGATTTTGGTAACAAATTTGGCCAGCCGTTAATTACAGGTTCGTTGCTTACTTTCGAGCATTTCGAAAACTTTGTTAAGTACGGATACGATAAAGTAATTATGCTTGCCGGAGGTATCGGTTTCGGAAATAAAAAGGACAGTCTGAAAGACGATCCTGAAAAGGGAGATAAAGTAGTATTGCTTGGTGGCGATAACTACCGAATTGGAATGGGCGGAGGTGCTGTTTCGTCGGTAGCAACCGGTGAGTTTGAAAATGCCATTGAGTTGAATGCCGTGCAGCGTGCCAACCCGGAGATGCAGAAAAGAGCTTACAACGCCATTCGTGCATTGAGTGAGGCGGATGATAATCCGATCGTTTCAATTCACGACCACGGTGCAGGTGGTCACCTGAACTGTTTGTCGGAGCTGGTTGAAACAACCGGAGGAAAAATCGATACATCGAAATTACCAGTTGGAGACCCAACGCTTTCGCAAAAAGAAATTATAGGTAACGAGTCGCAGGAAAGAATGGGACTGGTTATGAAACCGGAGCATGTGGAACTGCTTCGTAAAATTGCAGAACGCGAACGTGCACCGATTTACGAAATTGGTGAAACAACCGGCGACATGCAATTTACTTTCGAGAATTCGCAGACCGGCGAAAAATCGATCGACTGGCAGTTGGGATATATGTTCGGAAATCCTCCGAAAACAATTATGGAAGATGAAACCATCGTTCCTGAATTTGACGAATTAGAATACAACTGGGAAGAAATATACGATCTGGTTGAACAAACCATTCAGTTGGAATCGGTTGCAAGTAAAGACTGGCTGACCAACAAAGTTGACCGCTCGGTAACCGGCCGGATTGCCAAACAGCAATGTGCCGGCGAATTGCAATTGCCACTGAATAACTGCGGTGTAATTACGCTCGATTATCAGGGAAAAGCAGGGCTGGCAACAGCCATCGGTAATGCACCGGTAGCAGCTCTTGTTGATGCGGAAAGAGGTTCGGTGCTTTCAATTGCCGAGTCGCTGACAAATATTATCTGGGCGCCAATGCCTGATAAAATTGAAAGTGTATCGTTGAGTGCCAACTGGATGTGGCCGGCAAAAAATCCGGGAGAAAATGCCCGTATTTACAACGCCGTAAAAGCAGCCAGCGACTTTGCCTGTGCATTGGGAATCAATATTCCGACCGGTAAAGACTCGATGTCGATGACACAGAAATACAAAGACGATGTTGTTTTGGCACCGGGTACGGTAATCATTTCATCGTCGGGTGAAGTTACCGATGTGAAAAAAGTTGTTGAGCCTGTATTGGTGAACGACGAAAGTAAAGAGATTCTTTACATCGATCTATCGTTTATGGAACGCGCATTGGGCGGAAGTGCTTTTGCTCAGTCGATCAATAAACTGGGAAAAGTTGCTCCAACAGTTGCCGACCCAGCCAAATTTGTAACTGCATTTAACAAAGTTCAGGATCTTATCGAGCAAGAACTTATTCTTGCCGGACACGATGTGGCTTCGGGAGGTTTGATCACTGCATTGCTTGAAATGTGTTTTGCCAATGTAAAAGGCGGTATGAAAGTGGATGTTACTGCTTTTGAAGAAGAAGATCTGGCTAAAATATTATTGGCCGAGAATCCTGGAATTGTTATCCAGTGTGCTGATAACGATGAGGTGAAAAAGCAGCTGACTGAGGCAGGAGTTGACTTCCTGTCATTAGGTTTCCCTGTTCCTTACCGTAAAGTAAGGGTGATGAACCGCACGGTTGAGGCCGATTTCGATATCAACTCGTTACGCGATATGTGGTTTAAAACTTCTTATTTATTAGACCGCAAACAAAGTGGAGAAGAAAAAGCGCTAGAGCGCTACCAGAATTATAAAAACCAGGCTTTAAAATTCGATTTTAAAGATTTTACCGGAAAGGCTGCCGATTTGGGTATCGACCTAAAACGTCGTACAGCATCCGGAGTTAAAGCTGCAATTATTCGCGAGAAAGGTGTAAACGGCGACCGCGAAATGGCATACGCCATGTACCTTGCCGGAATGGATGTGAAAGATGTTCACATGACCGACCTGATTACCGGACGCGAAACACTGGAAGATGTGAATATGATCGTATTCGTTGGAGGTTTCTCTAACTCCGATGTATTGGGTTCGGCAAAAGGCTGGGCCGGAGCTTTCAAATTCAATGAGAAAGCGCGTGTTGCATTGGAGAAATTCTACCAACGCGAAGATACCTTGAGTTTAGGTGTTTGTAACGGTTGCCAGGTAATGGTGGAGCTGGGAGTTGTTTATCCGGAGCACAGCATTCAGCCCAAAATGTTGCACAACGAATCGGGCAAATTTGAATCGTCGTTCCTGAATGTTGATATCCAGGATAACAAATCGGTAATGCTTGAAAATATGGCCGGAATGAAACTGGGAATATGGGTGGCACACGGCGAAGGTAAATTCTATCTGCCGTTTAACGAAGATCAGTACAATATTCCGATGAAATACAGCAACGAAGGTTATCCGGGTAATCCAAACGGATCGCACTTTAACGCTGCATCGCTGTGTTCTGATGATGGTCGTCATTTGGTAATGATGCCTCACCTGGAACGTGCGTTCAAACCACATCTTTGGGCAAATTACCCTGCCGACAGACAAGCCGATGAAGTTGCTCCTTGGATTCAGGCATTTGTAAATGCCAAAAAGTGGATTGAGGAAAAAACGAAATAG
- a CDS encoding flavodoxin family protein, whose product MEKKIVILNGDPENDSSPVNDSVQKLTENLLTEGAEIQTFNLRKLDVKQCAGCFDCWLKRPGICRFNDDVKDVLREIIKADLLIFASPLIMGMYSAVLKKFQDRMMPIIHPYLEIVNNEFHHRKRYESYPAIGFVYYENDASREEIENVEFIHKRIALNMHSELRLFESVQQKNTKILSHEISHI is encoded by the coding sequence ATGGAAAAGAAAATCGTAATTCTGAATGGAGATCCTGAAAACGATTCTTCGCCGGTTAATGATAGTGTTCAGAAATTAACCGAAAACCTTTTAACCGAAGGGGCAGAAATCCAAACTTTTAATCTTCGTAAACTGGATGTGAAACAATGTGCGGGTTGTTTCGATTGCTGGTTGAAAAGACCGGGAATTTGTCGTTTTAATGATGATGTGAAAGATGTGCTTCGTGAAATTATCAAGGCCGACCTGTTAATTTTTGCATCGCCGTTGATAATGGGGATGTATTCAGCGGTTTTGAAAAAATTTCAGGACAGAATGATGCCAATTATACATCCGTATCTGGAAATAGTGAACAATGAATTTCACCACCGGAAAAGATATGAATCGTACCCGGCTATCGGTTTTGTTTATTACGAAAATGACGCAAGCCGGGAAGAAATCGAGAATGTAGAGTTTATCCATAAAAGGATAGCTTTAAATATGCACTCCGAATTACGATTATTTGAATCTGTTCAACAAAAAAACACAAAAATACTTAGCCATGAAATTAGCCATATTTAA
- a CDS encoding NAD(P)H-dependent oxidoreductase, which yields MKLAIFNGSSRGKTSNTEKLLNYFQDGFLNSRGEIKSVDYLIQEKHLESQVQRFKEAESILLAFPLYVDSVPGVVKQFIEAIGNFDGTGIRIYYFVHSGFPEAIHSEGLVRYLELLTKRWKMEYGRMILKPGTEQMRMRPEKKNRKLFRDFEKLGRHLAASGELEPKILNKFKEPYVYSKSALPVIRLLIKFGVIDSLWKKVLKENHVLDRSFDTPLLN from the coding sequence ATGAAATTAGCCATATTTAACGGATCTTCACGAGGGAAAACATCCAATACTGAAAAGTTGCTAAATTATTTTCAGGATGGTTTTTTGAATTCCCGCGGAGAAATCAAAAGTGTTGATTATTTGATTCAGGAAAAACATCTTGAAAGCCAGGTGCAGAGATTTAAGGAGGCCGAGAGTATTTTGCTTGCTTTTCCATTATATGTAGACTCTGTTCCCGGGGTAGTGAAACAATTTATAGAGGCAATAGGTAATTTTGATGGCACCGGAATACGTATATACTACTTTGTGCATTCTGGTTTTCCTGAGGCGATCCATTCTGAAGGCTTGGTACGTTACCTTGAACTTCTCACAAAAAGATGGAAAATGGAATACGGTAGAATGATTTTAAAACCCGGCACTGAACAGATGCGAATGCGGCCTGAGAAGAAAAATAGAAAGCTGTTCCGCGATTTTGAAAAACTTGGGAGGCATCTGGCAGCAAGCGGGGAATTAGAGCCGAAAATTCTGAATAAATTTAAAGAGCCTTATGTTTATTCCAAAAGCGCTCTTCCAGTTATTCGCCTGTTAATAAAATTTGGTGTAATTGACAGCTTATGGAAAAAAGTATTGAAAGAAAACCATGTTTTAGATCGTAGTTTCGACACACCACTTCTTAACTAA